The DNA window CTTGCCACGCTTATAAATGGAATGGCCATACAAAGTGTTCTTGAAAAAAATGGTGTTTATACACGACTTCAATCCGGAATTAGAGTCGACCAGGTCTGCGAACCATTTATCAAACGTCGTGCCGTACGTCATTTGGAAAAAGGACGTGTTGTAATTTTTGGAGCCGGAACCGGAAATCCTTATTTCACGACTGATTCAGCTGCGAGCTTAAGAGCAATAGAAATAGAAGCAGAAGTGGTTCTCAAAGGAACCAGAGTTGATGGTGTATATAATGCCGATCCTGAAAAAGATCCTGAAGCCATTAAATTTGATCACATTTCTTTTGAGGAGGTAATTCTGAAAGGATTAAAAGTGATGGATATGACGGCTTTTGCTTTGTGTAAAGAAAATGAATTGCCAATAATTGTATTCGATATGAATAGATCGGGCAACTTACTCCGAATTGTTAAAGGGGAAGAAGTAGGCACATTGGTTACTAATTAATAATACAAATGGAAGAAATAGAAATGATATTGGAGTTGACTGAAGAAAGCATGGATAAGGCAGTCGCTCATACCAAATCTGAATTAGCAAAAATTAGGGCGGGGAAGGCCAATCCTTCAATACTTGAAGGTGTAATGGTCGAATATTATGGTGCGATGACTCCATTAAATCAACTCGCAAGTGTTAACACTCCGGACGCGCGTTCATTTTTAATCAAGCCTTTTGAAAAATCAATATTAGCCGATGTTGAGAGAGCGATAATCAATTCAAATCTTGGCTTAAATCCACAAAACGACGGAGAAAATATTAGAATCAATTTACCTCCACTTACAGAAGACAGGCGTATTCAATTGGTTAAACAAGCGAAATCGGATTGTGAACAAGGTAAAATTAGTATCCGAACAGTAAGAAAGGATATGAATGATGAACTGAAAAAATTACAAAAAGATGGTGCTCCCGAAGATCTGATCAAGGATGCAGAAGGAGAAGTTCAAAAAATCACAGATAAACACTCAGAAAAGTTAGATGAAATTTTTAAGGTCAAGGAAGAAGAAATAATGACCATCTAATTTTTTGGATCAATTTGATAATGATCATTTGATTTAAAAAAAATTCATCAATCAGGAATAAATTTTATTGCGAATAATGTATTCCTCTACATCCGGATGCACAAGATATCTGATCGATTGATTATTCCGCACACAATCTCTAATAAATGTCGCTGATATTTCCATTAAAGGCGCTTCAATCATTTTGACTGATTCCCCATAATCTTCTAATACTTCCGGCGTGTTGGGTCTTGGGTAAACTAATAAACGATGGTATTTTAAAATCGCTTCGTAATTTTTCCACTTGTTGAAATGTACAAGATTATCTTCCCCAATTATCAGTGAAAACTCCCTTTCCGGATATTTTTCCGTTAAATACGCCAACGTGTCAACCGTATAGCTCGGTTTCGGCATATGAAATTCAATATCTGATACTTCAAACTCCAAATTATCATAAATAGCCAGTCGGACCATTTCAAGTCTGTCGTATTCGGGAATAAGTGAAGTATTTTTTTTAAAAGGACTTTGAGGAGAAACAACAAACATTACCTTTTGAATATCTGTTTTCTCCAAAATTGTATTGGCAATAATTAAATGTCCAATATGGATGGGATTAAAAGAGCCAAAAAATAGTCCTACTTTCAAGTGAGAAATTTGTTTATGTATTTTTCGGCTTCCTGAACGGCATGATCCAGATTATCATTTTCTATCACCACATCAAA is part of the Hyphobacterium sp. CCMP332 genome and encodes:
- a CDS encoding UMP kinase — encoded protein: MKYKRILLKLSGEALAGKHGHGIETEILDRFALEIKEVVKAGVEVAIVIGGGNIMRGADAEALGIDRVQGDYMGMLATLINGMAIQSVLEKNGVYTRLQSGIRVDQVCEPFIKRRAVRHLEKGRVVIFGAGTGNPYFTTDSAASLRAIEIEAEVVLKGTRVDGVYNADPEKDPEAIKFDHISFEEVILKGLKVMDMTAFALCKENELPIIVFDMNRSGNLLRIVKGEEVGTLVTN
- the frr gene encoding ribosome recycling factor produces the protein MEEIEMILELTEESMDKAVAHTKSELAKIRAGKANPSILEGVMVEYYGAMTPLNQLASVNTPDARSFLIKPFEKSILADVERAIINSNLGLNPQNDGENIRINLPPLTEDRRIQLVKQAKSDCEQGKISIRTVRKDMNDELKKLQKDGAPEDLIKDAEGEVQKITDKHSEKLDEIFKVKEEEIMTI
- a CDS encoding nicotinate-nucleotide adenylyltransferase — protein: MKVGLFFGSFNPIHIGHLIIANTILEKTDIQKVMFVVSPQSPFKKNTSLIPEYDRLEMVRLAIYDNLEFEVSDIEFHMPKPSYTVDTLAYLTEKYPEREFSLIIGEDNLVHFNKWKNYEAILKYHRLLVYPRPNTPEVLEDYGESVKMIEAPLMEISATFIRDCVRNNQSIRYLVHPDVEEYIIRNKIYS